One genomic window of Staphylococcus hsinchuensis includes the following:
- a CDS encoding LCP family protein, producing the protein MNKFFKYFLILLSLILVVVPIIFAITILKSSEKAFENSYNQDDSDRTSNVRKSKIDPSKDPFTILFLGIDENSGREENGQTTEHSRSDAMILSTFNADKNRIRLLSIPRDTVSYIPKVGYYDKITHAHVFGGPTSSMDAVEATLNVPVDYYIRINMDAFVDAVDELGGIKYDVPYNLDEPNTNDDGNIKVKKGYQTLNGDQALAVARTRHHDSDLKRGERQMELIKILFAKAQQTNSFDKLDNVISIVGKNSKHNFSQKEMEGFVSTYMRHDMDIKSKQLKGKDDYLKGIYYYNPSIKSIQNTSNLLRNDLNLPKISDKDAFLNQRVTDFYGTLVPQTKIDSSLLKKNQNDTSDDENNNNENDNESNQNTNNTQTNDNQSMDSQTQQSTGNSNYQEGQTQQQNAVY; encoded by the coding sequence ATGAATAAATTTTTTAAATACTTTCTTATATTACTCTCATTAATTCTTGTAGTTGTTCCAATTATCTTTGCTATTACTATACTAAAATCTTCTGAAAAAGCATTTGAAAACTCATATAACCAAGATGATTCTGATCGAACTTCAAATGTAAGAAAATCAAAAATAGATCCTTCTAAGGACCCTTTTACAATTTTATTTTTAGGAATCGATGAAAATAGTGGTAGAGAAGAAAATGGACAGACAACTGAACATTCTAGAAGTGATGCAATGATCCTCTCTACATTTAACGCAGATAAAAATAGAATAAGATTGTTAAGTATTCCAAGAGATACGGTAAGTTATATTCCTAAAGTTGGCTACTATGATAAAATCACACATGCTCATGTATTTGGTGGACCTACTTCCTCAATGGACGCTGTAGAAGCAACATTAAATGTGCCTGTCGATTATTATATAAGAATAAATATGGATGCCTTCGTTGACGCAGTTGATGAACTTGGCGGTATCAAATACGATGTACCTTATAATTTAGATGAACCAAATACGAATGACGATGGCAATATTAAAGTTAAAAAAGGTTACCAAACATTAAATGGTGATCAAGCGCTTGCTGTAGCTCGAACAAGACATCATGATTCAGATCTAAAACGCGGCGAACGTCAAATGGAACTTATTAAAATATTATTCGCCAAAGCACAACAGACAAATTCATTCGATAAATTGGATAACGTCATTAGCATTGTAGGTAAAAATTCTAAACATAACTTTAGTCAGAAAGAAATGGAAGGCTTTGTTTCAACTTACATGCGTCATGATATGGATATAAAAAGTAAACAACTCAAAGGTAAAGATGATTATCTAAAAGGTATTTACTATTACAATCCTTCAATAAAAAGTATCCAAAATACTTCAAATTTATTGCGTAATGATTTAAATCTCCCTAAAATTAGTGATAAAGATGCATTTTTAAATCAACGTGTAACTGATTTTTATGGTACACTCGTGCCACAGACTAAAATTGATAGTAGTTTACTTAAAAAGAATCAGAACGATACTTCTGATGATGAAAATAATAATAACGAAAACGACAATGAATCAAATCAAAATACTAATAATACTCAAACTAACGACAATCAATCTATGGATTCACAAACACAACAATCCACTGGTAATTCAAACTATCAAGAAGGTCAGACACAGCAACAAAATGCAGTTTACTAA
- a CDS encoding GNAT family N-acetyltransferase: MFQKVTTNKMLEDAFEVRKKVFVEEQGVPLENELDAHDKTSTHFIGYEENIPFATGRLRAVDDKAKIERVAITKQFRKSGNGKKLMNFIEQYAKDEGFSKVTLNAQCQAQKFYETLGYQAEGSVFMEENIEHIVMSKKFS, translated from the coding sequence ATGTTTCAAAAGGTAACAACAAATAAAATGCTGGAAGACGCTTTCGAAGTACGTAAAAAAGTCTTTGTAGAAGAGCAAGGCGTTCCACTAGAAAATGAACTTGATGCACATGATAAAACATCCACTCATTTTATCGGTTATGAGGAAAACATCCCTTTTGCTACAGGACGATTACGTGCTGTAGATGATAAAGCAAAGATCGAAAGAGTCGCAATCACAAAGCAATTTCGTAAATCAGGTAATGGTAAAAAATTAATGAATTTTATCGAACAGTACGCTAAAGATGAAGGTTTCTCTAAAGTAACACTCAATGCCCAATGTCAAGCGCAGAAGTTTTATGAAACTTTAGGATATCAAGCGGAGGGTTCTGTTTTTATGGAAGAAAACATTGAACATATCGTTATGTCCAAAAAATTTTCTTAA
- a CDS encoding DUF2538 family protein has product MSRKTYEKIAHINGMFNILEQQLIHSKDMALFRNEFFYVNHEHRENYEALRIYYKDSEHNPIVDGACYIVALPEIFDKVDVFEAELPFSWVYDENGITETMKQISIPIQYLVAAALEVTDVNIFKPSGFTMGMNNWNIAQMRIFWQYSAIIRQEAQ; this is encoded by the coding sequence ATGTCACGTAAAACATATGAAAAAATTGCTCATATCAATGGTATGTTCAATATTCTGGAACAACAATTAATCCACAGTAAAGACATGGCTCTATTTAGAAATGAATTCTTTTACGTCAACCATGAACATCGTGAAAATTATGAAGCCTTAAGAATTTATTATAAGGATAGTGAACACAATCCAATCGTTGATGGCGCATGTTATATCGTAGCATTACCAGAAATCTTCGATAAAGTCGATGTGTTTGAAGCAGAGTTACCATTTTCTTGGGTTTATGATGAAAATGGTATTACTGAAACGATGAAACAGATTAGTATCCCAATCCAATATTTAGTTGCTGCTGCTTTAGAAGTTACTGATGTGAATATTTTCAAACCATCAGGTTTCACTATGGGAATGAATAATTGGAATATTGCTCAGATGAGAATATTTTGGCAATATTCAGCGATTATTCGTCAAGAAGCTCAATAA
- a CDS encoding GW dipeptide domain-containing protein, with product MTNKKFNYKVPSILALTLAGTALSTHHAQASENTQDQTKNTNVLNDEKTLNDSQQIKSEVSKPTNNISGTQAYQDPTQVKTSDSDESNYDAQLDDLNNESAQTTQDQTSTTQQDSKDNSTQASEDSQSTDGDATSSSEQQDDVQSQSNQDSTVADQNDSEDNSTQASEDSQSTDGDATSSSEQQDDVQSQSNQDSTVADQNDSEDNSTQASEDSQSTDGDATSSSEQQDDVQSQSNQDSTVADQNDSEDNSTQASEDSQSTDGDATSSSEQQDDVQSQSNQDSTVAEQSDSEDNSTQASEDSQSTDGDATSSSEQQADVQSQSNQDSTVADQNDSEDNSTQASEDSQSTDGDATSSSEQQDDVQSQSNQDSTVADQNDSEDNSTQASEDSQSTDGDATSSSEQQDDVQSQSNQDSTVADQNDSEDNSTQASEDSQSTDGDATSSSEQLAEATSENTLARKVANSTDDSTQQESTNSSEAPVFKTFAAYSAPEAGSTTDSSENKVSTRSASLTEEAATTSSLPKYTPTVSSKINDYIRKNKFEAPNYEKDIASYLPRYNYRYGSPEGIVMHDTANDNSTITGEVNYMKNNYNMAFVHAYVDGNRIIETANTDYLAWGAGPAANERFIHVELVHTHDYDSFARSINNYADYAATNLRYYGLKPDSAEYDAKGTVWTHRAVSKYLGGSDHSDPHGYLAQHGYTYDELYDLIREKYLIQTGQVAPWGASSSGSTDGSSNDQPKTGEVSVNTTNGMARIGSTNDGLYTTIYDHDGKETSRTNQSLKVTKSASIGDEKFYLVSDYNKDSLLGWVHQNDVTYKSANKVQSIDKAYKIEPGSNVYSVPWATSSQKVGSVSGSSTQTFNGTKMQQVGSTNYVYGKVNDLSGWVRLDKLTDSSSDSDDTPSTENQLTVTPLTNTQGIVNRTNNGVFTSVYNSTGTQKSYVNGNTYKLSKKATLGDRSFYLLTDNASSDNIGWMLTGDVAVKVNNDLSVTELSNTQGTVKNTNSGVYGSVYDKTGTQKSSVNGNTYKLSKKANLGDKSFYLLTNNSNENIGWMKTGDITVNEAATATNSTQSVSQIGQLNTTNSGIRTTVYDPQGKDATKYAGKTYTVTKQRTQGDNTYVLIQNAQQNTPIGWVNKNDINTQSLSKPTTNNNKYIVKSTNGGLYVIPWGTTKQRLDDLQNLEDNNFNASKSIYVGKDEYVYGNVNNKTGWIAGKDLTKADDQDVNQSPVTAKNFSYIIYNENGDYYTDPTSKTPAGSLKDFYTGIFTVFEQQTINGVTWYHGKLANGQVVWIKASDLRKELVQYNQSGYTLDQAVAKQKALSAKPQIQRIAGKWEDATSSEIKQAMDTTKLANDPVQKYQFLQLDKAQNIPSEDLNKLLKGKGILEGQGEAFSEAAKLNNINEIYLISHALLETGNGTSTLSNGGDVIDNKVVTNVTPKYYNMFGIGAIDRDAVKEGFKTAKNNGWDTVQKAIVGGAKFIAGSYIHQGQNTLYKMRWNPLNPGVHQYATDISWAEKNATRMKTFYDSIGQLGKYFDISTYKK from the coding sequence ATGACTAATAAAAAGTTTAATTACAAGGTACCGTCAATCTTAGCTTTAACTTTGGCTGGTACTGCGTTATCAACACATCATGCACAAGCATCAGAAAACACTCAAGACCAAACTAAAAATACGAATGTTTTAAATGATGAAAAAACGCTTAACGACAGTCAACAAATTAAATCTGAAGTGAGTAAACCAACAAATAATATTTCAGGGACACAAGCTTACCAAGACCCAACACAAGTCAAAACTTCTGATAGTGACGAGTCAAATTACGATGCTCAGTTAGATGATTTAAATAATGAAAGTGCTCAAACTACTCAAGATCAAACATCTACTACTCAACAAGACAGTAAAGACAACAGCACTCAAGCTTCTGAAGATAGTCAATCTACTGACGGTGATGCGACTTCTTCTAGTGAACAACAAGATGATGTGCAATCTCAATCTAACCAAGATTCTACTGTAGCTGATCAAAACGACAGCGAAGATAACAGCACTCAAGCTTCTGAAGATAGTCAATCTACTGATGGCGATGCGACTTCTTCCAGTGAACAACAAGATGATGTGCAATCTCAATCTAACCAAGATTCTACTGTAGCTGATCAAAACGACAGCGAAGATAACAGCACTCAAGCTTCTGAAGATAGTCAATCTACTGATGGCGATGCGACTTCTTCCAGTGAACAACAAGATGATGTGCAATCTCAATCTAACCAAGATTCTACTGTAGCTGATCAAAACGACAGCGAAGATAACAGCACTCAAGCTTCTGAAGATAGTCAATCTACTGATGGTGATGCGACTTCTTCTAGTGAACAACAAGATGACGTGCAATCTCAATCTAACCAAGATTCTACTGTAGCTGAACAAAGCGACAGCGAAGATAACAGCACTCAAGCTTCTGAAGATAGTCAATCTACTGATGGTGATGCAACTTCTTCTAGCGAACAACAAGCTGACGTACAATCTCAATCTAACCAAGATTCTACTGTAGCTGATCAAAACGACAGCGAAGATAACAGCACTCAAGCTTCTGAAGATAGTCAATCTACTGATGGCGATGCGACTTCTTCTAGTGAACAACAAGATGATGTGCAATCTCAATCTAACCAAGATTCTACTGTAGCTGACCAAAACGACAGCGAAGATAACAGCACTCAAGCTTCTGAAGATAGTCAATCTACTGATGGCGATGCGACTTCTTCTAGTGAACAACAAGATGATGTGCAATCTCAATCTAACCAAGATTCTACTGTAGCTGACCAAAACGACAGCGAAGATAACAGCACTCAAGCTTCTGAAGATAGTCAATCTACTGATGGCGATGCGACTTCTTCCAGCGAACAATTAGCAGAAGCAACATCAGAAAATACACTTGCACGTAAAGTTGCAAATAGTACTGATGATTCAACTCAACAAGAAAGCACGAACTCAAGTGAAGCACCAGTTTTCAAAACATTCGCAGCTTATAGTGCTCCTGAAGCTGGTTCAACAACTGATAGTTCTGAAAACAAAGTTTCAACACGCTCAGCTTCCCTAACTGAAGAAGCTGCGACAACAAGCAGTCTTCCTAAATATACGCCAACAGTAAGTTCAAAAATTAATGATTACATCCGTAAAAATAAATTTGAAGCGCCAAATTACGAGAAAGATATTGCAAGTTATTTACCACGTTACAACTACCGTTACGGTTCTCCAGAAGGTATTGTAATGCATGATACTGCGAATGATAACTCTACAATTACTGGTGAAGTCAACTACATGAAAAACAATTACAATATGGCTTTTGTTCATGCTTACGTCGATGGAAATCGTATAATTGAAACAGCTAATACGGATTACCTTGCTTGGGGCGCTGGCCCAGCTGCAAATGAACGTTTCATCCATGTTGAACTTGTTCATACGCACGATTACGATTCGTTTGCTAGATCTATCAATAACTATGCTGACTATGCAGCAACAAATTTACGTTATTATGGTTTAAAACCTGATAGTGCTGAGTATGATGCAAAAGGTACTGTTTGGACACATAGAGCAGTAAGTAAATATTTAGGCGGTTCAGACCACAGTGACCCTCATGGTTACTTAGCTCAACATGGCTACACTTATGATGAATTATACGACTTAATCAGAGAAAAATACTTAATCCAAACTGGTCAAGTTGCACCATGGGGCGCTTCTTCTTCTGGTAGTACAGACGGCAGCAGTAACGATCAACCTAAAACAGGTGAAGTATCAGTAAATACTACGAATGGAATGGCACGCATTGGTTCTACAAATGATGGATTATATACAACAATTTATGACCATGATGGTAAAGAAACGAGTCGTACAAACCAATCGTTAAAAGTTACAAAATCAGCATCAATTGGTGATGAAAAATTCTACCTTGTATCTGACTACAATAAAGATAGTTTATTAGGTTGGGTCCACCAAAACGATGTAACTTATAAATCAGCAAACAAAGTACAATCAATCGATAAAGCATATAAAATCGAACCTGGTTCAAACGTATACAGCGTACCGTGGGCAACTTCTTCTCAAAAAGTTGGCTCTGTATCTGGATCTTCAACACAAACATTTAATGGAACAAAAATGCAACAAGTTGGTTCAACTAACTATGTATATGGTAAAGTCAATGACCTATCTGGCTGGGTAAGACTAGATAAACTTACAGATTCAAGTTCTGATAGTGATGATACACCATCAACTGAAAATCAATTAACTGTTACACCTTTAACAAATACTCAAGGTATCGTGAATCGTACAAACAATGGTGTGTTCACTTCAGTGTATAATTCAACAGGTACTCAAAAATCTTATGTTAATGGAAATACTTATAAATTAAGTAAGAAAGCTACATTAGGTGATCGTTCTTTCTACTTACTTACTGACAACGCTTCAAGCGATAATATCGGTTGGATGTTAACGGGTGATGTTGCAGTTAAAGTTAACAATGATTTATCTGTAACTGAATTATCAAATACACAAGGTACTGTTAAGAATACTAACAGCGGTGTTTATGGTTCAGTTTATGATAAGACAGGTACTCAAAAATCTTCAGTTAATGGCAACACTTACAAATTAAGCAAGAAAGCTAACTTAGGTGACAAATCTTTCTACCTACTTACTAATAATTCAAACGAAAATATCGGCTGGATGAAAACTGGCGATATCACTGTTAACGAAGCAGCAACTGCTACTAATTCAACGCAATCAGTAAGTCAAATCGGTCAATTAAATACGACTAATTCAGGTATCAGAACAACTGTTTATGACCCACAAGGTAAAGATGCAACAAAATATGCAGGAAAAACGTATACAGTAACAAAGCAACGTACACAAGGTGATAACACTTATGTATTAATTCAAAATGCGCAACAAAATACACCAATTGGTTGGGTAAACAAAAATGATATTAATACTCAAAGTTTAAGTAAACCAACTACTAACAATAACAAATATATTGTAAAATCAACTAATGGCGGTCTTTATGTCATTCCATGGGGAACTACTAAGCAACGCTTAGACGACTTACAAAATCTTGAAGACAATAACTTCAACGCTTCTAAGTCAATTTACGTTGGTAAAGATGAATATGTTTACGGTAATGTAAACAATAAAACTGGTTGGATTGCAGGCAAAGATTTAACTAAAGCTGATGATCAAGATGTAAATCAATCACCTGTTACAGCGAAGAATTTCAGTTATATCATATATAACGAAAATGGTGATTATTACACTGATCCTACTTCTAAAACACCAGCTGGTTCATTAAAAGATTTCTATACAGGTATTTTCACTGTATTTGAACAACAAACTATCAATGGTGTAACTTGGTATCATGGTAAATTAGCTAACGGCCAAGTAGTTTGGATTAAAGCAAGTGATTTACGTAAAGAATTAGTACAATATAATCAATCAGGCTATACATTAGATCAAGCCGTAGCTAAACAAAAAGCACTTTCTGCAAAACCACAAATTCAACGCATTGCTGGTAAATGGGAAGATGCTACTTCAAGTGAAATCAAACAAGCTATGGATACTACAAAATTAGCTAATGATCCAGTTCAAAAATACCAATTCTTACAATTAGATAAAGCCCAAAACATCCCTTCTGAGGATCTAAATAAGTTATTAAAAGGAAAAGGTATTTTAGAGGGGCAAGGTGAAGCGTTTAGTGAAGCTGCTAAACTGAATAATATCAATGAAATTTATTTAATCTCACATGCATTATTAGAAACAGGTAATGGTACTTCAACATTATCTAATGGTGGAGATGTAATTGATAATAAAGTGGTTACAAATGTAACACCTAAATACTATAATATGTTTGGTATAGGTGCGATTGATCGTGATGCAGTTAAAGAAGGCTTTAAAACTGCGAAAAACAATGGTTGGGATACAGTACAGAAAGCAATCGTTGGCGGTGCCAAATTCATTGCCGGTTCTTATATCCACCAAGGTCAAAACACACTTTACAAAATGCGTTGGAATCCATTAAACCCAGGTGTACACCAATACGCTACAGATATTTCTTGGGCTGAGAAAAACGCAACACGCATGAAAACTTTTTACGATTCAATTGGTCAATTAGGTAAATATTTCGATATTTCAACATATAAAAAATAG
- a CDS encoding MarR family transcriptional regulator — protein sequence MYTQLEILLTQISNDLNVVSKRYGQRANLTSEQIEMLRILYHNKILTQYDLTMQLNKEQSIVSRWVKKLCHLGYIQSKQSNTDLRCKELVLTEKANRLVEQIYETRITLIKGRCTSMTSIDVELLNQLLYKLNNQKTYIS from the coding sequence ATGTACACACAGCTGGAAATATTACTTACTCAAATTAGCAATGATTTAAATGTAGTGAGTAAACGATATGGTCAACGTGCAAATTTAACTTCTGAACAAATAGAAATGCTAAGAATTTTGTATCACAATAAGATATTAACACAATATGATTTGACGATGCAGTTGAATAAAGAGCAATCTATTGTGTCGAGATGGGTGAAGAAGCTGTGTCATTTAGGCTATATCCAAAGTAAACAATCGAATACAGATTTAAGATGTAAAGAGTTAGTACTTACTGAGAAGGCGAATCGATTAGTTGAACAAATTTATGAAACAAGGATTACATTAATAAAGGGTAGATGTACAAGTATGACATCTATAGATGTTGAATTATTAAATCAGCTACTATATAAACTGAACAATCAGAAGACGTATATCTCTTGA
- a CDS encoding aminotransferase class I/II-fold pyridoxal phosphate-dependent enzyme, with amino-acid sequence MKLSLNNNSKHLKAPSIRQFSSRIKNIDDCINLTIGQPDFPMPDTVKDAYIQAITEDQTRYSHNKGLLETRDAVSQYFEHKYGFKYTNEEIIITNGASEALDTALRSIIEEGDEILIPGPVYAGYIPLVKTLGGTPVYIDTTTTNYKVTPEAIQSHVTPKTKAILLNYPTNPTGVTLSYEEVHAITEVLKEKEIFIISDEIYAENTFSNQHTSFAEFHEIRDQLLLIGGLSKSHSATGIRIGFLIGPEYLIEKLTFMHAYNCICANVPAQIACIAALTQGLEALQHMNEAYIERRDYLIEQLTSMGFELNAQPEGAFYIFPNIEKFTSDDYAFCVDVLEKAHVAIVPGSAFTDVGKGHVRISYAYDLASLKEGMRRLSQYLKLHYS; translated from the coding sequence ATGAAACTTTCATTAAACAATAATTCAAAACATTTAAAAGCACCAAGTATACGTCAATTTTCAAGTCGTATAAAAAATATAGATGACTGTATTAATTTAACTATTGGTCAACCTGACTTTCCAATGCCAGACACTGTAAAAGATGCATACATACAAGCGATAACAGAGGATCAAACACGATATTCTCACAATAAAGGATTATTAGAAACTCGAGATGCAGTAAGTCAGTATTTCGAACATAAATATGGGTTTAAGTATACAAATGAAGAAATTATCATTACGAATGGTGCCAGTGAAGCATTAGATACTGCACTCCGAAGCATCATTGAAGAAGGTGATGAAATATTAATACCAGGCCCGGTATACGCAGGTTATATACCATTAGTTAAGACTTTAGGTGGTACCCCAGTTTATATAGATACTACTACCACGAATTATAAAGTTACACCAGAAGCCATCCAATCACACGTAACACCTAAAACTAAGGCCATCTTACTAAATTACCCAACGAATCCAACAGGTGTCACGTTAAGCTATGAAGAAGTTCATGCCATCACTGAAGTACTTAAAGAGAAAGAAATATTCATTATTAGTGATGAGATTTATGCTGAAAATACATTTTCAAATCAACATACTTCATTTGCCGAGTTTCATGAAATTCGTGACCAGTTATTGCTCATCGGAGGTTTAAGTAAGTCACATTCTGCTACTGGTATTCGTATAGGATTTTTAATTGGACCTGAGTATTTAATTGAAAAATTAACATTTATGCATGCTTATAATTGTATTTGTGCGAATGTTCCTGCACAAATTGCTTGTATTGCTGCTTTAACTCAAGGTCTTGAAGCTCTTCAACACATGAACGAAGCTTATATAGAACGACGTGATTATTTAATTGAACAACTAACATCAATGGGCTTTGAATTAAATGCACAACCAGAAGGTGCATTTTATATTTTCCCTAATATTGAAAAATTTACTTCAGATGATTATGCATTTTGTGTAGATGTATTAGAAAAAGCACATGTAGCGATTGTACCTGGTTCAGCATTTACCGATGTTGGCAAAGGCCATGTTCGAATTTCGTATGCATATGATTTAGCCTCATTAAAAGAAGGAATGCGTAGATTAAGTCAATATTTAAAACTGCATTATAGTTAA
- a CDS encoding acyltransferase family protein yields the protein MTKLQNRDYFFDSARAVLIMLVVFGHLLQPYKDENIYLSVLYLTIYSFHMPAFLFISGYFAKNAGKEGYLEKVSKKLLAPYFIFFVFFSIYYYLTGKEDKVQLDPFDPVFALWFLLTLFFFHIILVIVKNYKPYYVLPIAIIISLLAGYSQDINNYLSFSRTIMFFPVFYIGFLFDQRYTSIFKDKRLVIIAIEVLILFYLIYLNHPINPDWLLGDSPYMSLEGKHDLYSPFKRLLLYFIIFTSMFAFFVLIPTGKLFFTYIGRRTMQVYLLHGLIIGVLRGFKIYPFKEHISILTIIYLITVTALIVFVLSSRFVAKWTNPIIHLKSPAKFKE from the coding sequence ATGACGAAATTACAAAACAGGGATTATTTTTTTGATAGTGCAAGAGCTGTACTCATTATGTTAGTCGTCTTTGGACATTTATTGCAACCTTATAAAGATGAAAACATATATCTATCAGTATTATATTTAACAATTTATAGTTTCCATATGCCAGCTTTCTTATTTATTTCTGGTTATTTTGCTAAAAATGCTGGCAAAGAAGGTTATTTAGAGAAAGTATCAAAAAAATTACTAGCCCCTTACTTTATATTTTTTGTATTTTTCTCTATATATTATTACCTAACAGGTAAAGAAGATAAAGTTCAATTGGATCCATTTGATCCTGTCTTTGCGTTATGGTTTTTACTCACCTTGTTTTTCTTTCATATTATATTGGTAATTGTAAAAAACTATAAACCCTATTATGTACTTCCCATAGCCATTATTATTTCATTATTAGCTGGATATTCTCAGGACATCAACAATTACTTAAGTTTTTCACGTACAATCATGTTCTTTCCAGTATTTTATATTGGCTTTCTATTTGATCAACGTTACACGAGCATCTTTAAAGATAAAAGATTAGTAATCATTGCTATAGAGGTACTAATTCTGTTCTATCTTATTTACCTCAATCACCCAATCAACCCAGATTGGTTACTTGGAGATTCTCCATATATGTCATTAGAAGGTAAGCATGATTTATACAGTCCGTTCAAACGTTTATTACTCTACTTCATCATATTTACATCAATGTTTGCATTTTTCGTTTTAATACCAACAGGAAAGTTATTCTTTACTTATATTGGTAGAAGAACAATGCAAGTTTACTTATTACATGGTTTAATCATAGGTGTTTTACGTGGTTTTAAAATATATCCGTTTAAAGAACATATTAGCATATTAACTATAATTTACCTGATTACCGTTACAGCGCTCATTGTATTTGTACTATCTTCTCGGTTCGTAGCAAAATGGACGAACCCAATTATTCATTTGAAATCCCCTGCAAAATTTAAGGAATAA